In Streptomyces durocortorensis, a genomic segment contains:
- a CDS encoding DUF1003 domain-containing protein has protein sequence MAGDERAKAASTGASGLVRPPRARIDQPRAPRRRLLPEYDPEAFGRFSERIARFLGTGRFIVWMTLTIIVWVVWNIFAPENLRFDEYPFIFLTLALSLQASYAAPLILLAQNRQDDRDRVTHEQDRKQNERSIADTEYLTREIAALRMGLGEVATRDWIRSELQDMVKDMEDRQMLIPAESDEGDR, from the coding sequence ATGGCGGGCGATGAGCGGGCGAAGGCGGCGTCGACCGGCGCCTCGGGCCTGGTGCGGCCCCCGCGGGCCCGGATCGACCAGCCGAGGGCCCCCCGGCGGCGGCTGCTGCCGGAGTACGACCCGGAGGCGTTCGGCCGGTTCTCGGAGCGGATCGCCCGCTTCCTGGGGACGGGGCGGTTCATCGTCTGGATGACGCTCACCATCATCGTCTGGGTGGTGTGGAACATCTTCGCGCCGGAGAACCTGCGCTTCGACGAGTACCCGTTCATCTTCCTGACCCTGGCCCTGTCCCTCCAGGCCTCCTACGCAGCGCCGCTGATCCTCCTCGCGCAGAACCGGCAGGACGACCGCGACCGGGTCACGCACGAGCAGGACCGCAAGCAGAACGAGCGCTCCATCGCGGACACGGAGTACCTGACACGGGAGATCGCGGCGCTGCGGATGGGCCTCGGCGAGGTCGCCACCCGGGACTGGATCCGCTCGGAGCTCCAGGACATGGTGAAGGACATGGAGGACCGGCAGATGCTGATCCCGGCCGAGAGTGACGAAGGCGACCGCTGA
- a CDS encoding magnesium transporter MgtE N-terminal domain-containing protein produces the protein MAAGAPRVFVSHLSGVPVFDPNGDQVGRVRDLVAMLRVGGRPPRILGLVVEVISRRRIFLPMTRVTGIESGQVITPGVVNMRRFEQRPTERLVLGEFLDRRVRLVESDEEVTVLDVAIQQLPARRDWEIDKYFVRKGRGGALRRKGETLTVEWSAVSGFSLEEHGQGAESLVATFERLRPTDVANALHHLSPKRRVEVAAALDDDRLADVLEELPEDDQVEIIGKLAEERAADVLEAMDPDDAADLLSELPEEDKERLLTLMRPDDAADVRRLLSYEERTAGGLMTTEPIVLRPDATVADALARVRQADLSPALAAQVYVCRSPDETPTGKYLGTVHFQRLLRDPPFTLVSSLVDSDLVPLSPDTPLPTVTAYLAAYNMVSAPVVDESGSLLGAVTVDDVLDHLLPDDWRETDLHGEEGIGHGGR, from the coding sequence ATGGCGGCAGGCGCCCCCCGGGTCTTCGTCTCGCATCTGTCCGGGGTGCCGGTGTTCGACCCCAACGGGGACCAGGTCGGCCGGGTCCGTGATCTGGTGGCGATGCTGCGGGTCGGCGGACGGCCGCCACGCATCCTGGGCCTGGTGGTCGAGGTGATCAGCCGCCGGCGGATCTTCCTGCCGATGACCCGGGTGACCGGGATCGAGTCGGGCCAGGTCATCACCCCCGGTGTGGTCAACATGCGGCGCTTCGAGCAGCGGCCCACCGAGCGCCTCGTCCTCGGCGAGTTCCTGGACCGGCGGGTGCGGCTGGTGGAGAGCGACGAGGAGGTCACCGTCCTGGACGTGGCCATCCAGCAGCTGCCCGCGCGCCGCGACTGGGAGATCGACAAGTACTTCGTCCGCAAGGGGCGCGGCGGGGCGCTGCGCCGCAAGGGCGAGACGTTGACGGTGGAGTGGTCGGCGGTCAGCGGTTTCTCGCTGGAGGAGCACGGCCAGGGCGCGGAGAGCCTGGTCGCCACATTCGAACGGCTGCGGCCCACCGATGTCGCCAACGCCCTGCACCACCTCTCGCCCAAGCGCCGGGTGGAGGTCGCCGCCGCCCTGGACGACGACCGGCTCGCCGACGTCCTGGAGGAGCTGCCCGAGGACGACCAGGTGGAGATCATCGGCAAGCTCGCCGAGGAGCGGGCCGCCGACGTCCTGGAGGCGATGGACCCGGACGACGCTGCCGACCTGCTCTCCGAGCTGCCCGAGGAGGACAAGGAACGGCTGCTGACGCTGATGCGGCCGGACGACGCGGCCGACGTGCGCCGTCTGCTGTCGTACGAGGAGCGGACGGCGGGCGGTCTGATGACGACCGAGCCGATCGTGCTGCGGCCGGACGCGACGGTGGCCGACGCGCTCGCCCGGGTCCGGCAGGCGGACCTGTCGCCGGCGCTGGCCGCGCAGGTCTACGTGTGCCGCTCGCCCGACGAGACGCCGACCGGGAAGTACCTGGGCACGGTGCACTTCCAGCGGCTGCTGCGCGACCCGCCGTTCACCCTGGTCAGCTCGCTGGTGGACAGCGATCTGGTGCCGCTGTCGCCGGACACCCCGCTGCCGACGGTGACCGCCTATCTGGCCGCCTACAACATGGTCTCGGCGCCCGTCGTGGACGAGAGCGGTTCCCTGCTGGGCGCGGTGACCGTGGACGACGTCCTGGACCACCTGCTCCCCGACGACTGGCGCGAGACGGATCTGCACGGGGAGGAGGGGATCGGTCATGGCGGGCGATGA
- a CDS encoding trypsin-like peptidase domain-containing protein: MDDGKPTGPQAKWWSRPTGPKSESQATTASPAVTEDASAGTQGAPEAAAPAVPGTPDPVDTRRTPDAPAPDASAPDAPAPGAVGGLVASGSSSDAYGHPGPASCPEGQPLHQPDEYSTPPYGGPGPWAPAPPVQRPTPPHGTAVPPQAGGPSPQYAATNGAGIPAPAPGPAPRSAPEDSFVAPPPQPSDGFAPLQAQHPQPPANPGPPANPAHATHPGPDAHAPQQHTQQHTQWLQYDPWGAPGQPLTRGGPPEGAEPGRKKRRRGGAFAGVLLLTLVASGIGGGVGAYVERNGGLTTVELPQAGRDSGDRAPESVAGIAASALPSVVTLHVSGTAESGTGTGFVLDGQGHILTNNHVVAPAGSSGDITVTFSSGETASAELVGKDSGYDLAVVKVRGVSGLKPLPLGNSDNVRVGDPVVAIGAPFDLSNTVTSGIISAKQRPITAGGEKGDGSDISYVDALQTDAPINPGNSGGPLVDTKAHVIGINSAIRAADSGKGPESGGQSGSIGLGFAIPINQGKRVAEELINTGRATHPVIGVTLDMKFTGDGAKVGTKGADGGPAVAKDGPADKAGIRSGDVITEVEGQRVHSGEELIVKIRAHRPGDDLDLVLTRGGEERTVTLTLGSASGT; encoded by the coding sequence CCGTACCCCGGACGCCCCGGCCCCGGACGCCTCGGCTCCGGATGCCCCGGCGCCCGGAGCGGTCGGCGGACTGGTTGCTTCCGGCTCCTCGTCGGACGCGTACGGCCACCCGGGCCCGGCCTCCTGCCCCGAAGGTCAGCCGCTGCACCAGCCTGACGAGTACAGCACCCCGCCCTACGGCGGCCCCGGCCCCTGGGCGCCCGCGCCCCCGGTGCAGCGGCCGACGCCGCCGCACGGCACCGCCGTACCGCCGCAGGCCGGCGGCCCGTCCCCGCAGTACGCCGCGACGAACGGTGCGGGTATCCCCGCCCCCGCCCCCGGCCCGGCACCGCGGTCCGCGCCCGAGGACAGCTTCGTAGCCCCGCCCCCGCAGCCGAGCGACGGCTTCGCACCCCTGCAGGCCCAGCACCCGCAACCCCCGGCGAACCCCGGGCCCCCGGCGAACCCCGCGCACGCGACGCACCCCGGGCCCGACGCACACGCACCACAGCAGCACACGCAGCAGCACACGCAGTGGCTCCAGTACGACCCCTGGGGCGCCCCGGGGCAGCCGCTGACCCGCGGCGGGCCGCCCGAAGGCGCCGAGCCGGGGCGGAAGAAGCGCCGCCGGGGCGGGGCGTTCGCGGGCGTGCTCCTGCTGACCCTGGTCGCGAGCGGCATCGGCGGCGGAGTCGGCGCGTACGTCGAGCGCAACGGCGGGCTGACCACGGTGGAACTGCCGCAGGCCGGCCGGGACAGCGGCGACCGGGCGCCCGAGAGCGTCGCGGGCATCGCCGCCAGCGCCCTGCCCAGCGTGGTCACCCTGCACGTCAGCGGCACCGCCGAGTCCGGCACGGGCACCGGCTTCGTCCTCGACGGCCAGGGCCACATCCTCACCAACAACCACGTCGTCGCCCCGGCCGGATCCAGCGGGGACATCACCGTGACGTTCAGCAGCGGTGAGACGGCCTCCGCCGAGCTGGTCGGCAAGGACAGCGGCTACGACCTCGCGGTCGTCAAGGTCCGCGGGGTCTCCGGACTCAAGCCCCTGCCCCTCGGCAACTCCGACAATGTGCGGGTCGGCGACCCGGTGGTGGCGATCGGCGCCCCCTTCGACCTGTCCAACACGGTGACCTCGGGCATCATCAGCGCCAAGCAGCGGCCGATCACCGCGGGCGGCGAGAAGGGCGACGGCAGCGACATCAGCTACGTCGACGCCCTTCAGACCGACGCCCCCATCAACCCGGGCAATTCCGGTGGTCCCCTGGTCGACACCAAGGCCCACGTCATCGGCATCAACAGCGCGATCCGTGCGGCCGACAGCGGCAAGGGCCCCGAGTCCGGCGGCCAGTCGGGTTCCATCGGCCTCGGCTTCGCGATACCCATCAACCAGGGCAAGCGCGTCGCCGAGGAGCTGATCAACACCGGGCGGGCGACCCACCCGGTCATCGGCGTGACGCTCGACATGAAGTTCACCGGCGACGGGGCCAAGGTCGGCACGAAGGGCGCCGACGGCGGACCGGCCGTCGCGAAGGACGGTCCGGCGGACAAGGCGGGCATCCGGTCCGGCGATGTCATCACCGAGGTCGAGGGCCAGCGGGTGCACAGCGGGGAGGAGCTGATCGTGAAGATCCGGGCCCACCGTCCGGGTGACGATCTGGACCTCGTCCTGACCCGGGGCGGCGAGGAGCGGACCGTGACGCTGACCCTCGGTTCGGCGAGCGGCACGTGA
- a CDS encoding sec-independent translocase — MFNDIGALELLTLGVLAVLVFGPDKLPKLIQDVTRTIRKIREFSDSAKEDIRSELGPQFKDFEFEDLNPKTFVRKQLMDGNDDLGLKEIRESFDLRKEMADVTDAVNGRSAAPATAADSANSAANGSAGANGAGPSTSLTKTDVTTPDLLKKAPAADRPERPPFDADAT; from the coding sequence GTGTTCAATGACATAGGCGCACTGGAGCTGTTGACGCTCGGAGTGCTGGCCGTGCTGGTCTTCGGCCCCGACAAGCTCCCCAAGCTGATCCAGGACGTCACGCGCACCATCCGCAAGATCCGTGAGTTCTCGGACAGCGCGAAGGAAGACATCCGCTCGGAGCTGGGTCCGCAGTTCAAGGACTTCGAGTTCGAGGACCTCAACCCCAAGACGTTCGTCCGCAAGCAGCTGATGGACGGCAACGACGACCTGGGGCTGAAGGAGATCCGCGAGAGCTTCGACCTGCGCAAGGAGATGGCGGACGTCACCGACGCGGTCAACGGCCGCTCGGCCGCCCCGGCCACCGCGGCCGATTCCGCCAACAGCGCGGCGAACGGCTCCGCCGGCGCGAACGGGGCAGGCCCGTCGACCAGCCTCACCAAGACCGATGTCACCACACCTGACCTGCTGAAGAAGGCCCCGGCCGCCGACCGGCCCGAGCGCCCGCCGTTCGACGCAGACGCCACCTGA
- a CDS encoding Mrp/NBP35 family ATP-binding protein, translating into MATEDAVLEALSTVNDPEIHRPITELGMVKSVEIDPDGVVAVTVYLTVSGCPMRETITRNVTEAVARVEGVSRVEVTLDVMSDEQRKELANALRGNNAEREVPFAKPGSLTRVYAVASGKGGVGKSSVTVNLAAAMAADGLKVGVVDADIYGHSVPRMLGADGKPTQVENMIMPPSSHGVKVISIGMFTPGNAPVVWRGPMLHRALQQFLADVYWGDLDVLLLDLPPGTGDIAISVAQLVPNAEILVVTTPQQAAAEVAERAGSIAVQTHQKIVGVVENMSGMPCPHCDEMVDVFGSGGGARVAEGLTKTVGAEVPVLGSIPIDVRLREGGDEGKPVVLSDPDSPAGSALRSIAGKLGGRQRGLSGMSLGITPRNKF; encoded by the coding sequence ATGGCTACGGAAGACGCGGTGCTTGAGGCACTGTCGACAGTGAACGACCCGGAGATCCACCGCCCGATCACCGAGCTGGGCATGGTGAAATCGGTCGAGATCGATCCTGACGGTGTAGTCGCTGTCACGGTGTATCTCACGGTCTCCGGCTGCCCGATGCGCGAGACGATCACCCGCAACGTGACCGAGGCGGTCGCCCGGGTCGAAGGCGTCTCGCGGGTCGAGGTCACCCTCGACGTCATGAGCGACGAACAGCGCAAGGAGCTGGCGAACGCGCTGCGCGGCAACAACGCCGAGCGCGAGGTGCCGTTCGCCAAGCCCGGCTCGCTGACCCGGGTGTACGCGGTCGCCTCCGGCAAGGGGGGCGTCGGCAAGTCCTCGGTGACGGTGAACCTCGCGGCGGCGATGGCGGCGGACGGGCTGAAGGTAGGCGTCGTGGACGCGGACATCTACGGGCACAGCGTGCCCCGGATGCTCGGCGCCGACGGCAAGCCCACCCAGGTCGAGAACATGATCATGCCGCCGTCCTCGCACGGGGTGAAGGTCATCTCCATCGGCATGTTCACCCCGGGCAACGCGCCCGTGGTGTGGCGCGGTCCGATGCTGCACCGGGCGCTCCAGCAGTTCCTCGCCGATGTGTACTGGGGCGATCTGGACGTCCTGCTGCTCGACCTGCCGCCGGGCACCGGTGACATCGCGATCTCGGTGGCGCAGCTGGTGCCGAACGCGGAGATCCTGGTGGTCACGACCCCGCAGCAGGCGGCGGCCGAGGTGGCCGAGCGCGCCGGTTCGATCGCCGTGCAGACCCACCAGAAGATCGTCGGCGTCGTGGAGAACATGTCGGGCATGCCGTGCCCGCACTGCGACGAGATGGTCGACGTGTTCGGCTCGGGCGGCGGCGCCCGGGTCGCGGAGGGCCTGACGAAGACGGTCGGCGCCGAGGTGCCGGTGCTCGGCTCGATCCCGATCGACGTACGGCTGCGCGAGGGCGGCGACGAGGGCAAGCCGGTCGTCCTGTCCGACCCGGACTCCCCCGCCGGGAGCGCGCTGCGCTCGATCGCCGGGAAGCTGGGCGGCCGTCAGCGCGGCCTGTCGGGCATGTCGCTGGGCATCACGCCGCGCAACAAGTTCTGA